One Actinomycetota bacterium genomic window, ACTACGAGCGCAAGCTGGCCGAGGGCAAGAGCCGCAAGGAAGCCCTGCGCGCGTTCAAGCGGCGCATCAGCGACGCGGTCTACCGCCAGCTCGTCGTCGACGCCGCTAAGGCGGGCCCGGGAGGACAGACCAGGGACGACTCTTCTATTCCAGCGTGGCCGGCTGAACCCTGAACACCGGCTCTTCGGAGAAGTCACTCCCGGACCCACTACGACAC contains:
- a CDS encoding IS110 family transposase, giving the protein YERKLAEGKSRKEALRAFKRRISDAVYRQLVVDAAKAGPGGQTRDDSSIPAWPAEP